In the Natronogracilivirga saccharolytica genome, one interval contains:
- a CDS encoding endonuclease/exonuclease/phosphatase family protein: protein MSSRPACFALSALLLCVIIAAAAMTGAANSGEGNYSHIPHSRTFDVVTWNIEWFGDETRGPSDTELQYRNVVEIIDSLQPDLIGVQEIYSITQFERLIDDLDRYDGFVTRYGWGGDPDAGMDVGFIYNTETVNPTHYRLLDSGSQADLTPFYWASRLPKEFIFRVQLEDISFSARAVVVHAMARSDSASYERRIAASQEIKENYFDPYFSRIPLIFLGDYNDRVTESTYRPEDTPMPSPYRNFVDDPAYEVVTYSLDEAGEASWPGVDSWFPPTMLDHITINEPWFEYWLEGSERVYRPDYIEDYPRTTSDHYPVKVRFDVTGRATSSHPSGAHKSHSDRDTAEKAALIRNHPNPFNSQTSIVFELGRPEAVTISVFNPMGERVAEPVTSRQYEAGIHQVEIDASGWASGVYLYRMDTASGANDTGLMTLIK from the coding sequence ATGTCCTCACGCCCGGCCTGTTTTGCACTCTCTGCCTTGTTGCTGTGCGTCATCATCGCTGCCGCGGCCATGACCGGTGCCGCGAATTCGGGCGAGGGAAACTATTCGCATATTCCTCATTCCCGCACCTTTGATGTGGTGACATGGAATATCGAATGGTTCGGTGATGAAACACGCGGTCCGTCAGATACCGAGCTGCAATACCGTAATGTGGTCGAAATCATCGACAGCCTGCAGCCAGATCTGATCGGTGTGCAGGAGATATACAGCATCACCCAGTTTGAACGGCTCATTGATGACCTTGACCGCTACGATGGCTTTGTCACCCGGTACGGCTGGGGCGGTGATCCCGACGCGGGAATGGATGTCGGTTTCATATACAACACGGAGACCGTCAACCCCACCCATTACCGTTTGCTTGACAGCGGCTCTCAGGCCGATCTTACCCCCTTTTACTGGGCTTCCCGGTTACCCAAGGAATTTATATTCCGAGTGCAGCTGGAAGACATCTCCTTTTCTGCCCGTGCAGTGGTGGTTCACGCCATGGCACGGTCTGACAGTGCATCATACGAGCGGCGGATAGCAGCATCTCAGGAGATCAAAGAAAACTACTTTGATCCTTACTTCAGCAGAATCCCACTAATTTTTCTGGGTGACTACAACGATCGTGTGACCGAATCCACATACCGGCCTGAAGATACCCCCATGCCTTCACCCTACCGCAACTTTGTCGATGATCCGGCTTATGAGGTGGTCACTTACTCGCTGGATGAGGCCGGAGAAGCCTCCTGGCCGGGCGTTGACAGCTGGTTCCCTCCCACAATGCTCGATCACATCACCATCAACGAACCCTGGTTCGAATACTGGCTGGAAGGTTCTGAACGCGTTTACCGTCCGGATTATATTGAGGACTATCCGCGCACGACATCCGACCATTATCCCGTAAAAGTCCGGTTCGATGTAACCGGCAGGGCCACATCGTCTCATCCATCGGGTGCACATAAGAGCCACTCAGACCGGGACACCGCTGAGAAGGCGGCGTTAATCCGGAACCATCCCAATCCGTTCAACTCGCAGACATCCATCGTATTTGAACTTGGCAGACCGGAAGCCGTCACCATATCGGTATTCAATCCAATGGGAGAACGAGTGGCCGAACCGGTCACAAGCCGGCAATATGAAGCAGGTATCCATCAGGTTGAGATTGACGCTTCGGGATGGGCGAGCGGAGTGTATCTTTACAGAATGGACACCGCCAGTGGTGCAAACGATACCGGGCTGATGACACTGATTAAGTAG
- a CDS encoding phospholipase D-like domain-containing protein, with translation MTILLLLLPAAAFSQLFEDFEDGSKGAYAPGTVELSSGDWMFDDALIGSLDGDRRMGSQSVRIRDGYIEMQFDTFGAGDVRFYYANFGNDSGALVRLQYSEDGGNSWNDLGDELQPESELVQADIEANIDGNVRFRILSSEGSDNRVNIDNFEVTEFVEDTDEPRLRVEADGSVVQSGGSIDFGYVLLESSDSQTLTISNTGQQDLEISSVSVTGDGFSLSGDAPSELSPSESAEMEVVFEPVSEGDASGTLSIVSNDPEAQQYEASLSGSGLDPDEPIDIADAREMPMGTLVSVSGWVTVTDEFSGPIYFQDETAGIAAYYNPLMRDDSLGFTLEVSKGDSIVVTGPLTTFNDLVQIAPTDDFESVIFEVYPEGRRDIEPTVLTVEQLETGDYEGQLVRLDAVRILDDGRFSGDTNYDIEDQTGTSEIRISRYTDIPGMTIPFDEVQITGAASRFLDFVQVFPRDRSDFMPVGDAPIIVSDTPYEVSATSSSITFEWETDAEGTSEIRYGLTDEYELGIVEDDQHKTDHTITLEGLDPATVYNVQLRSALGEDTTRTSNYLVTTSSPEGTTQEVNVYFNQDVDHTLATFEEAISNYAFDDHLIDRINSAGHSLDLAFYSISGTVGSNIASAIAGAHNRGLDVRVIVDHNTATDNFVNALENSDVPVIESDFGDANSGREGLHHNKYAVIDYNGGDPEDVWLITSSWNATDNGTNVHNQNMIEFQDVAIAGAYTREFNQKWGSDTTTPDAGESRFGSQKIVVNPSTFWIGDSYVRLFFSPQGNTEAAIIDAIRTAEHSVNLGTMLITRTGYTNALFNRNAAGVTIRGVMGQPGQQGSQYDDIAAFADMHTLTSPLMHHKYAVIDGEQAEWNGKVITGSHNWSSSANRRNDENTIIIEDARIANLYIQEFAARYYQAGGQDDIVTVDAGHEADELPQSFRVQQNYPNPFNPTTKIAFDLPSQSNVTLRVYDTLGRQVASLLSDESLPAGTHHVSFDASHLASGVYIYRVQLDDGQALTRSMTLIK, from the coding sequence TTGACGATACTATTGCTGCTTCTGCCGGCTGCGGCTTTTTCGCAGCTTTTTGAAGACTTTGAAGACGGTTCCAAAGGCGCGTATGCCCCTGGAACTGTAGAACTGTCCAGCGGAGACTGGATGTTTGATGACGCGCTGATCGGCAGTCTGGATGGCGACAGAAGAATGGGATCCCAGTCCGTCCGTATCCGTGACGGTTACATTGAAATGCAGTTCGACACCTTCGGCGCAGGTGACGTCCGTTTTTATTATGCAAACTTCGGCAACGACAGCGGCGCGCTGGTCCGGCTGCAATATTCTGAGGACGGGGGAAACAGCTGGAATGATCTCGGTGATGAGCTGCAGCCGGAAAGCGAACTGGTTCAGGCGGATATCGAAGCCAACATCGACGGCAACGTCCGGTTTCGCATTCTATCCAGTGAAGGCTCAGACAACCGCGTCAACATCGACAATTTCGAAGTTACCGAGTTTGTCGAAGACACGGATGAACCGCGACTGCGCGTCGAGGCAGATGGCAGCGTTGTCCAGTCCGGTGGCAGCATCGACTTCGGTTATGTCCTTCTTGAAAGTTCGGACAGCCAAACCCTGACCATCAGCAATACCGGCCAGCAGGATCTTGAAATAAGTTCAGTGTCGGTCACCGGCGACGGGTTCTCACTTTCAGGTGATGCGCCGTCAGAACTTTCCCCGTCGGAATCGGCAGAGATGGAGGTGGTGTTTGAACCGGTAAGCGAAGGCGACGCATCCGGCACCCTTTCCATCGTCTCAAATGATCCTGAGGCGCAGCAATATGAGGCCTCACTGTCCGGAAGCGGTCTTGATCCGGATGAACCCATCGACATTGCCGATGCCCGGGAAATGCCAATGGGCACGCTCGTATCGGTCAGCGGCTGGGTCACTGTAACTGACGAGTTTTCCGGTCCGATTTACTTCCAGGACGAAACTGCCGGTATCGCGGCTTATTACAATCCGCTTATGCGTGACGACTCGCTGGGATTTACTCTTGAAGTTTCCAAAGGCGACTCCATTGTGGTCACCGGTCCGCTCACGACATTTAATGACCTTGTTCAGATCGCGCCGACCGATGATTTCGAGTCTGTCATTTTTGAGGTCTATCCTGAGGGACGCAGGGACATTGAGCCCACTGTGCTGACCGTTGAGCAGCTCGAAACCGGTGATTATGAAGGCCAGCTTGTGCGGCTGGATGCTGTCCGAATTCTTGATGACGGCCGTTTTTCCGGTGACACCAACTACGATATAGAAGATCAAACGGGCACCAGTGAAATCCGGATTTCCAGATACACCGATATCCCCGGCATGACCATCCCGTTCGACGAAGTACAGATCACCGGAGCAGCAAGCAGGTTCCTGGATTTCGTCCAGGTCTTCCCGAGAGACCGAAGCGACTTCATGCCTGTCGGCGATGCGCCGATCATCGTCAGCGATACACCTTACGAGGTGTCGGCAACATCATCGTCCATCACCTTTGAGTGGGAAACCGATGCTGAAGGCACCTCCGAAATACGATATGGCCTGACAGATGAGTACGAGCTGGGGATAGTCGAAGATGATCAGCACAAAACCGATCATACGATTACACTGGAGGGACTGGATCCCGCCACAGTCTACAATGTTCAGCTTCGTTCGGCACTTGGCGAGGATACCACCCGCACCTCCAATTATCTGGTGACAACCTCATCCCCAGAAGGAACCACACAGGAGGTAAACGTCTACTTCAATCAGGATGTGGATCACACTCTGGCTACGTTCGAAGAGGCAATTTCCAACTATGCCTTTGACGATCATCTGATTGATCGCATCAACAGCGCCGGGCACTCGCTTGACCTGGCCTTTTACAGCATTAGCGGGACAGTTGGAAGCAACATCGCATCGGCCATTGCAGGTGCCCACAACCGCGGTCTGGATGTGCGGGTCATTGTCGATCACAACACAGCAACCGACAATTTTGTCAATGCGCTCGAAAACAGCGATGTCCCGGTCATCGAAAGCGACTTCGGCGATGCCAACAGCGGACGCGAGGGCCTTCACCACAACAAATACGCCGTGATTGATTACAACGGCGGCGACCCGGAAGATGTCTGGCTTATCACCAGTTCCTGGAATGCCACCGACAACGGCACCAACGTCCACAACCAGAATATGATTGAGTTTCAGGATGTGGCCATCGCCGGGGCCTATACACGTGAGTTCAACCAGAAATGGGGAAGTGACACCACCACGCCGGATGCAGGCGAATCACGTTTCGGCTCACAAAAAATCGTAGTCAACCCATCCACCTTCTGGATTGGTGACAGCTATGTCCGCCTGTTTTTCAGTCCGCAGGGCAACACCGAGGCGGCTATCATTGACGCCATCAGGACGGCAGAGCATTCCGTAAACCTGGGTACCATGCTCATTACCCGGACCGGCTACACCAACGCACTTTTTAACCGGAATGCCGCAGGTGTAACCATCCGCGGCGTCATGGGTCAGCCGGGCCAGCAGGGAAGCCAGTATGATGACATTGCTGCTTTTGCCGATATGCACACGCTCACCAGTCCCCTGATGCATCACAAATACGCTGTCATTGACGGTGAGCAGGCGGAATGGAACGGCAAAGTCATAACCGGATCCCACAACTGGTCCAGTTCGGCAAACCGGCGCAATGACGAGAATACCATCATTATCGAGGATGCCCGAATCGCCAACCTGTACATCCAGGAGTTTGCCGCCCGTTACTATCAGGCCGGTGGACAGGATGACATCGTTACGGTAGATGCCGGGCATGAGGCCGATGAGCTGCCGCAGTCGTTCCGTGTGCAGCAAAACTATCCCAACCCGTTCAATCCCACGACCAAAATTGCATTCGACCTTCCAAGTCAAAGCAATGTGACACTGCGGGTGTATGACACCCTTGGGAGACAGGTTGCCTCCCTGCTTTCAGATGAGTCCCTGCCGGCCGGAACGCATCATGTTTCCTTTGATGCCAGCCATCTGGCCAGCGGCGTGTACATCTATCGCGTCCAGCTGGATGACGGACAGGCACTGACCCGGTCGATGACCCTGATCAAATAA
- a CDS encoding T9SS type A sorting domain-containing protein, which produces MKSGLLTFVFGLLILSLSAGDLLAQGYQEVTIRDLNTYEEPPQTSDDFPDHPLVDEAVEFTAIVLSNPRSSGLSNFEPEDAGDDGVEISRIHFFVIDTTAYSQGKEGMYMHVVATDVAAFETLERGDMVTMRGTHEFYNNTVQFNPDDSDFETNILIGGDANPDARYQELLEPITLTTSDLNQIADEEGGTFRFRPEAYPDYINAYVRMEGQEIIGSELDDTGRPNYYWVDNEGVAMQDRDISLRYRNDRNDAQGGYREGYNFRREDTDGPFRPPSSGSIVNISGFVVWDTFDGAFGLNEGPGEEALLLAPMEDGILWWLGERTEEDPNSGEPWPNDLEVLGFPPVISNFNLSSSEPAQGETVTVSADIAGPEGEEVDDVIITYNTTRGDSETTDMTHDGDGSYSYEFPVFDDFTAVSFVIEATTEVELASGEIIPITARFSDGSLDVAGEQLSMRFVYLGDEITSIETIQRTMDGTRGPSPFEDFEGIGINIEAVVVSGGNDGFVVVHDGNEAWSGLPLASSGDVPDLRRGDRITITDGTISSAFDNVFLDDVSFTTNGTVEDFDEYIPVITTSQARHNSGRAYEGMIIKLENVEVQTSQADAPGNDFGEWALRPQDDPDGRVLRVRNRPSFADITEGLDSNIPNDLNAHMRVGAGIDAVYGLMAYSFGNPKIQLRTVDDIVSDEVFTWPTRDIDLYRFQRSDAAAPSEGAADTIRTEHENVAEWDFATSYDGNDFTYRFVLDVSGGDFSDPVFSSPSDQDGTMPEMTLSSAELEDIVEEHMDADESKTFVWTVFLVADDGEEVQVSDKDGPEFIPAYREVLIQGSLTTSGEAEDELPRTVELKQNFPNPFNPTTVISFAVPEDTDVRLTVYDVLGRQVTQLVNEHKSAGTYEVNFDATRLSSGVYIYRLEAGETIRTKRMMLVK; this is translated from the coding sequence ATGAAATCAGGATTACTGACTTTTGTTTTTGGATTGCTCATTCTTTCCCTGTCAGCAGGGGATCTGCTGGCTCAGGGTTACCAGGAAGTGACAATCCGGGACTTGAATACCTACGAGGAACCTCCGCAGACTTCGGATGACTTCCCCGACCATCCTCTGGTCGATGAAGCTGTTGAGTTTACGGCCATCGTACTCAGCAACCCGAGGTCATCCGGACTTTCTAATTTTGAGCCTGAAGATGCAGGCGACGACGGTGTTGAAATATCACGGATTCACTTCTTCGTAATTGACACCACCGCTTATTCCCAGGGCAAAGAGGGAATGTACATGCATGTTGTAGCCACGGATGTTGCGGCCTTTGAAACACTTGAAAGGGGTGACATGGTAACCATGCGGGGGACGCATGAGTTTTATAACAACACCGTGCAGTTTAACCCTGATGATTCCGACTTTGAAACCAATATTCTGATCGGCGGTGATGCCAATCCTGATGCCAGGTATCAGGAGCTGCTCGAGCCGATCACGCTGACAACCAGTGATCTTAATCAAATTGCCGATGAAGAAGGAGGTACATTCCGGTTCCGTCCCGAAGCCTACCCTGATTACATCAACGCCTATGTTCGAATGGAAGGCCAGGAGATAATTGGTTCCGAACTGGATGATACCGGCCGCCCCAATTATTACTGGGTTGATAATGAGGGGGTCGCTATGCAGGATCGTGACATTTCACTTCGATACCGCAATGACCGGAATGACGCACAGGGTGGCTATCGCGAAGGCTATAATTTCAGACGCGAAGATACTGACGGACCATTCCGTCCGCCATCAAGCGGAAGTATCGTGAATATCAGCGGCTTTGTGGTTTGGGACACCTTTGACGGAGCTTTTGGTCTGAACGAGGGGCCGGGTGAAGAAGCTTTGCTGCTTGCACCCATGGAAGATGGTATTCTCTGGTGGCTTGGCGAACGAACAGAAGAAGACCCGAACAGCGGTGAGCCCTGGCCGAATGACCTTGAAGTGCTCGGGTTTCCTCCAGTCATTTCCAACTTTAACCTCTCCTCCTCTGAACCTGCACAAGGTGAAACCGTAACGGTTTCTGCAGATATTGCAGGCCCCGAAGGTGAGGAAGTAGATGATGTCATCATTACCTATAACACTACAAGGGGTGATAGCGAAACCACCGATATGACTCATGATGGTGACGGATCATACAGCTATGAATTCCCTGTTTTTGATGATTTTACAGCGGTCAGTTTTGTGATTGAAGCCACAACGGAAGTGGAACTGGCTTCCGGAGAAATAATCCCGATTACAGCCCGGTTCAGCGATGGAAGCCTGGATGTTGCAGGAGAGCAGCTTTCAATGCGATTTGTATATCTCGGTGATGAAATCACTTCCATAGAGACTATCCAGCGTACCATGGACGGAACACGCGGCCCAAGTCCGTTTGAAGACTTCGAAGGCATCGGTATCAACATTGAAGCTGTTGTCGTTTCCGGCGGCAATGATGGATTTGTTGTGGTTCATGACGGAAATGAAGCATGGTCAGGTCTTCCGCTTGCTTCATCCGGTGACGTTCCGGATCTCCGGCGCGGTGACAGAATTACGATTACAGACGGGACCATTTCAAGTGCATTCGACAATGTATTTCTGGATGATGTCAGCTTTACCACAAACGGTACCGTTGAGGATTTTGACGAATACATTCCTGTGATTACTACATCCCAGGCCCGCCATAATTCGGGAAGAGCATACGAGGGAATGATCATCAAGCTCGAGAACGTGGAAGTTCAGACCAGCCAGGCTGATGCGCCGGGGAATGACTTCGGCGAGTGGGCGCTCAGACCTCAGGATGATCCTGACGGACGTGTACTTCGTGTTCGCAACCGGCCCAGTTTTGCCGATATTACCGAAGGACTGGACAGTAACATCCCGAATGATCTGAATGCCCATATGCGAGTCGGTGCCGGCATTGATGCCGTTTACGGACTTATGGCCTATTCTTTCGGCAATCCGAAAATCCAGCTCCGCACAGTGGATGACATTGTTTCAGATGAGGTATTTACCTGGCCGACCAGAGATATCGATCTGTACAGGTTCCAGCGTTCCGATGCCGCGGCTCCGTCCGAAGGTGCAGCGGATACCATCAGAACCGAACACGAAAATGTTGCCGAATGGGATTTTGCCACATCCTATGACGGAAATGATTTCACTTACCGTTTCGTCCTTGATGTTTCCGGCGGCGATTTTTCCGATCCTGTCTTTTCCTCTCCGAGCGATCAGGACGGAACCATGCCGGAAATGACTCTTTCAAGTGCAGAACTGGAAGATATCGTGGAAGAGCATATGGATGCCGATGAATCGAAAACATTCGTCTGGACGGTGTTCCTGGTAGCCGATGACGGCGAAGAAGTTCAGGTTTCCGACAAGGACGGGCCCGAATTCATTCCTGCCTACCGCGAGGTGCTTATCCAGGGAAGTCTGACAACTTCCGGCGAAGCGGAAGACGAACTGCCCAGAACCGTTGAACTGAAGCAGAATTTCCCGAACCCGTTCAACCCGACGACGGTAATCTCATTTGCTGTTCCGGAGGATACGGACGTGAGACTGACGGTTTATGATGTGCTCGGCAGGCAGGTGACACAGCTTGTGAATGAGCATAAATCAGCCGGTACGTATGAAGTCAATTTCGATGCCACGCGCCTGTCAAGCGGTGTGTACATCTACAGACTTGAAGCCGGTGAAACCATACGGACAAAGCGAATGATGCTTGTCAAATAA
- a CDS encoding phospholipase D-like domain-containing protein, producing the protein MFSCKPLPFSASLLLLFTLTAFSPVQLLADAPPVTSAPPYETAATDSSITLSWESGSPANSVVRYGRTPDLEKGVVSIENQLSTHNVTLDGLSPAQIYRLKVGNASGSDTTWSDPVIVSTGSPVAATGEINTYFNGSVFSDAAWRSEATADFDFGSHYASRIRNAQQSVDITFYNISGNTGSDIERALIGAARSGVQVRVIMHHNLGNPANQIRQTLRLENNIEVIQSEFGDNRGRDGLMHNKFAIIDYDSDDPSDTWLIISSWNSTDTGSEEQYQNMIEFQDPALAGGYRAEFNQMWGSDGFEPDAGNAHFSQNKEVVNPTRFWIDDIEIDIFFSPQANTQSEIISRLGSAEQGVALPKYLITQWPYLDVLRSLDNDGKTVRGAIGDITYNSSLFNQLSGFADVHDHGAASDILLHHKTAIIDPYEPGSGSGQVITGSMNWSRNGNENSDENTIIIRDDHIANLYYQEFAARYYEAGGTADLTITSATGDPEENAVPEVLTLNQNYPNPFNPTTRISFELPEAGRVTLQVYDVTGRLVSSILDGIDKSAGHHEVSFDAEGLSSGLYLYRISVDGHPAAAKTMMLVK; encoded by the coding sequence ATGTTCTCTTGTAAACCTCTTCCCTTCTCTGCTTCTTTGCTGTTGCTGTTTACCCTGACTGCTTTTTCCCCGGTTCAGCTGCTGGCAGATGCGCCGCCCGTCACCTCAGCCCCGCCTTATGAAACGGCGGCTACCGACAGCAGCATTACACTTTCCTGGGAGTCCGGTTCTCCGGCTAACAGTGTCGTTCGCTACGGACGGACACCGGATCTGGAGAAAGGTGTTGTTTCCATTGAAAATCAACTTTCCACACACAATGTCACGCTGGACGGGCTGTCCCCGGCACAAATTTACAGGCTCAAAGTAGGAAACGCCTCCGGCAGCGATACCACATGGTCTGACCCTGTCATTGTTTCAACCGGGTCTCCGGTCGCAGCGACGGGTGAAATCAACACCTACTTCAACGGTTCGGTATTTTCCGATGCGGCATGGCGGTCGGAAGCCACTGCTGATTTCGATTTCGGATCGCACTATGCCAGCCGCATACGAAATGCCCAACAGTCTGTCGATATTACATTTTACAACATTAGCGGCAATACCGGAAGTGATATCGAACGGGCCCTGATTGGCGCGGCACGTTCGGGAGTTCAGGTCCGCGTAATCATGCATCACAACCTCGGCAACCCTGCAAATCAAATCCGTCAAACCCTCAGACTCGAAAATAATATTGAAGTCATTCAAAGCGAGTTTGGTGATAACCGCGGCCGGGACGGACTCATGCACAACAAATTTGCCATCATTGATTATGACAGCGACGACCCTTCTGATACCTGGCTGATTATCAGCTCATGGAATTCCACCGATACCGGCTCTGAAGAGCAGTATCAAAATATGATCGAGTTCCAGGATCCCGCGTTGGCCGGAGGCTATCGTGCCGAGTTCAACCAGATGTGGGGAAGCGACGGGTTTGAACCCGATGCCGGGAATGCGCATTTTTCACAAAACAAGGAGGTTGTCAATCCGACACGGTTCTGGATTGATGATATTGAGATCGATATCTTCTTCAGTCCGCAGGCAAACACGCAGAGCGAAATTATCAGCAGGCTCGGCAGCGCCGAACAGGGCGTGGCTCTGCCCAAGTATCTTATCACGCAATGGCCCTACCTCGATGTACTCCGGTCTCTGGATAACGACGGAAAAACCGTTCGGGGGGCTATAGGAGATATCACATACAACAGCAGCCTTTTCAACCAGCTTTCAGGATTTGCCGATGTCCACGATCACGGGGCCGCAAGCGACATTCTTCTACACCACAAAACAGCAATTATTGACCCTTACGAACCGGGTTCCGGCAGCGGACAGGTAATTACCGGCTCGATGAACTGGTCCCGCAACGGCAATGAAAACAGCGATGAAAACACCATCATAATCCGCGATGACCACATCGCCAACCTGTACTATCAGGAATTTGCGGCCCGCTATTATGAAGCCGGCGGGACGGCCGATCTCACCATCACTTCCGCCACCGGTGATCCGGAAGAAAACGCTGTGCCGGAGGTCCTTACTCTGAACCAGAATTACCCCAACCCCTTCAATCCCACAACCAGAATTTCATTTGAACTGCCGGAAGCAGGGCGCGTAACACTTCAGGTCTATGATGTAACCGGGCGTCTTGTTTCCAGCATCCTTGACGGCATTGACAAATCTGCCGGGCATCACGAGGTTTCTTTTGATGCAGAGGGATTGTCGAGCGGACTCTATCTCTACCGCATTTCGGTTGACGGGCATCCTGCAGCTGCAAAAACCATGATGCTGGTAAAATAA